Proteins from a genomic interval of Polaribacter sejongensis:
- a CDS encoding PIN domain-containing protein, with translation MEKLNLIIDTSIIIEENFFKGTKMNRLSTIASEDKIQIYLTDVIDEEVKSNIKKKTQELKSELNKTNRILNNKFKFIKNIYSETDINDFIKPNHIENGLLNKYERFKEFSKVEIIYPQENFNIGDIMKNYFESKAPFDKENKKNEFPDAISFKIAEDYFKKIKSKAFFVTKDSDFDFLDSNYLLKKNELDFIFEEVAKNVNPEIFGERKLIYNSIIKNLNKFTPTIDDEIKLTLKVKMELLFYKYDLDILPHIIHFNRTILDYHIFDISKNQIGFKIIGKFNTEISIHLTTSDVQEPISIVFEKEKLKLNRSNNLEFKGEFEIRFYFEYEFPYQILEENITYEMDDDIITEYRNE, from the coding sequence ATGGAAAAACTAAATTTAATAATTGACACTTCGATTATAATTGAAGAGAATTTTTTCAAAGGAACAAAAATGAATAGATTATCTACAATTGCAAGTGAAGATAAAATACAAATCTATTTAACAGATGTAATTGACGAAGAAGTTAAGTCAAATATTAAAAAGAAAACACAAGAGCTAAAATCAGAATTAAACAAAACAAATCGTATTCTAAATAACAAATTTAAGTTTATAAAGAATATATATTCAGAAACTGATATTAATGATTTTATAAAACCAAATCATATTGAAAATGGACTTTTAAATAAATATGAAAGATTTAAAGAGTTTTCAAAAGTAGAAATAATATATCCACAAGAAAATTTTAACATTGGAGATATTATGAAAAATTATTTCGAATCGAAAGCTCCTTTTGACAAAGAAAATAAGAAAAATGAATTTCCAGATGCTATTTCTTTTAAGATTGCAGAAGATTATTTTAAGAAAATAAAATCAAAAGCTTTTTTTGTTACAAAAGATTCAGATTTCGATTTCTTAGATTCTAATTATTTATTAAAGAAAAATGAACTTGATTTTATATTTGAAGAAGTTGCTAAAAACGTGAATCCAGAAATTTTTGGAGAAAGGAAATTAATTTATAATTCTATAATAAAAAATTTAAATAAGTTCACGCCTACTATTGACGATGAAATAAAACTTACTCTTAAAGTAAAAATGGAGCTTTTATTCTATAAATATGATTTAGATATATTACCACATATAATTCATTTTAATAGAACTATTTTAGATTATCATATTTTTGACATTTCTAAAAATCAAATTGGATTTAAAATAATTGGAAAATTTAATACAGAAATATCAATTCACCTTACAACTTCTGACGTTCAAGAACCTATTAGCATAGTTTTTGAAAAAGAAAAACTAAAATTAAACAGAAGTAATAATTTAGAATTTAAAGGAGAATTTGAAATTAGATTCTATTTCGAATATGAATTCCCTTATCAAATATTAGAAGAAAATATCACTTACGAAATGGATGATGATATAATAACAGAATATAGAAATGAATAA
- a CDS encoding PH domain-containing protein encodes MANYKKSLILVKEHLEKEETILFSIYGTYEIKLMGKDSIRSGIFVATEKRIVFYAKKLFGYDLESFPLKNISSIEKSKGFMGHSITFFASGNKAKMKWINDGNIEEFTTYVNSKIGNSESENKTIVQTENNIPELIKKLAELKEQGILTENEFNLKKSELLAKM; translated from the coding sequence ATGGCGAACTATAAAAAATCATTAATTTTAGTTAAAGAACATTTAGAAAAAGAGGAAACTATTCTGTTTTCAATTTATGGAACTTACGAAATTAAACTAATGGGAAAAGATTCTATAAGAAGTGGAATTTTTGTTGCGACTGAAAAACGAATTGTCTTTTACGCTAAAAAGCTATTTGGATATGATTTAGAATCGTTTCCTCTTAAAAACATTTCATCAATTGAGAAATCGAAAGGTTTTATGGGACATTCAATAACATTTTTTGCTTCTGGAAATAAAGCTAAAATGAAATGGATAAATGACGGAAATATTGAAGAATTTACTACATATGTGAATTCAAAAATAGGTAATTCAGAGTCTGAAAATAAAACCATTGTTCAAACCGAAAATAATATTCCTGAACTTATTAAAAAACTTGCGGAATTAAAAGAACAAGGAATTTTAACTGAAAATGAATTCAATTTAAAGAAGAGTGAATTATTAGCTAAAATGTGA
- a CDS encoding Cthe_2314 family HEPN domain-containing protein, whose amino-acid sequence MEEHLSGTQFQFELAKALLTFVPRHMKECLKNTDLNYKDYGTENEVKIKQILKLYSNINNVLRDIDLTFNFLEKERTDILKNYPFLDSQETYFKYHYENYFIRIITILDLLGKLGTIIYNLDLKLEKVSAYTFKDKAKKEGYEKISEIAEKITEKLSELKTERHKKLHTGEADIKGFNGVVIWEDINAIIGIETDEILKENTDEQIKEEIALLRKSTLELIELIKDFLEESNNELKEIITTANTVY is encoded by the coding sequence ATGGAAGAACATTTATCAGGAACTCAATTTCAATTTGAATTAGCAAAAGCTTTGTTAACATTTGTCCCAAGACATATGAAAGAATGTCTAAAAAATACTGATTTAAATTACAAAGATTATGGAACTGAAAATGAAGTTAAAATAAAACAAATACTAAAACTGTACAGCAACATAAATAATGTATTGAGAGATATAGATTTAACATTTAATTTTTTAGAAAAAGAACGTACTGATATTTTAAAAAACTATCCTTTTTTAGACTCTCAAGAAACTTATTTTAAATACCATTACGAAAATTATTTTATAAGAATAATTACAATTTTAGACTTACTAGGAAAATTAGGTACAATAATCTATAATTTAGACCTAAAATTAGAAAAGGTTTCTGCTTATACTTTTAAAGACAAAGCAAAAAAAGAAGGTTATGAAAAAATTTCTGAAATTGCAGAAAAAATAACAGAAAAACTTAGTGAATTAAAAACAGAAAGACATAAAAAACTACATACTGGAGAAGCTGATATTAAAGGTTTTAATGGAGTTGTAATATGGGAAGATATTAATGCAATTATTGGAATTGAAACTGATGAAATTCTTAAAGAAAATACGGACGAACAAATCAAAGAAGAAATAGCTTTATTAAGAAAAAGCACTCTTGAATTAATCGAATTAATAAAAGATTTTCTTGAGGAGTCAAATAATGAATTGAAAGAAATAATTACTACTGCCAACACCGTGTATTAA
- a CDS encoding DEAD/DEAH box helicase family protein, which translates to MVDFRKRLSKSEIEKKTNPIEIYDSLDRRSVAGPLRPAQQKILSEWFESRKNEKDLIIKLHTGEGKTLIGLLILQSKINSGEGPCLFICPNIYLVQQVRRDAKKFGISYCTIGDDNSLPNEFVDGEKILITHVQKVFNGKTIFGLGNDFIPVENVILDDSHACIDSIKNTFTISLNSDHSAYKELLELFSDALPEQGEGTFLEIENGDYNSFLPIPYWNWIDKSEEVLKILSNYREELSIMFSWPFIKDSIKNCQAFISGQNIEITPIHIPIEKFSSFDKANQRILMSATTQDDSFFIKGLGFNSKAIKNPLENPSQIWSGEKMLIIPSLVDDSLDRDKMVNTLAKPSDKNYGVVSLVSSFSKSKTYENLKSIVPKSNEISAAVDHLKKSKFRQTVVFANRYDGIDLPDETCRILVLDGRPFFYSLSDRYEESNRMNSDSINIKIAQKIEQGLGRSVRGEKDYCLILIIGADLVKFIKSSRTIKYFSPQTKKQIEIGMEIAQMASDEVSDDNEPFDVVKSLMKQSLQRDEGWKQFYKEEMNKIQPNNDLSKIYDVLTLERKAAVLNYTGNYEKASSLIQQIIDKHCIDNSEKGWYLQIMARYKFLQSKTVSNELQKSAFLKNNELLKPSEGITYKKLEYVNENRTKRIVDWIKNHTDFEELMLSVEGVLSDLEFGTTAEKFERALKELGLMLGFLSERPDKEFKKGPDNLWCGVGNQYFIFECKSEVKIERQEVNKHEIGQMNTHCGWFQNQYNDSPVKRILIIPTKNVSYHADFTHNVEIMKRGKLRNLRNNIKGFFKEFNKYEIDSLSDEKIQEFINAHKLNIDSLLKEYSEKYYKKTS; encoded by the coding sequence ATGGTAGACTTTAGAAAAAGACTCAGTAAATCTGAAATTGAAAAGAAAACAAATCCAATCGAGATATATGACTCATTAGACAGAAGAAGTGTTGCAGGTCCTTTGAGACCAGCTCAACAGAAAATACTTTCTGAATGGTTCGAATCCCGTAAAAATGAAAAAGATTTAATTATAAAATTGCATACTGGAGAAGGCAAAACCTTGATAGGGCTTTTAATTCTTCAATCTAAAATCAATTCTGGAGAAGGTCCTTGTTTATTTATTTGTCCAAATATTTATCTTGTACAACAAGTAAGAAGAGATGCAAAAAAATTTGGTATTAGTTATTGCACAATTGGAGATGACAATTCTTTACCAAATGAATTTGTGGATGGGGAAAAAATATTAATAACACACGTTCAGAAAGTTTTTAACGGTAAGACAATTTTTGGTTTAGGTAATGACTTCATTCCTGTTGAAAATGTAATACTGGATGATTCTCACGCTTGTATTGACTCAATAAAAAATACATTTACAATTAGCTTAAATAGTGACCATTCTGCATACAAAGAACTATTAGAACTTTTTAGTGACGCTTTACCTGAACAAGGAGAAGGAACATTTTTAGAAATAGAGAATGGAGATTATAATTCATTCTTACCAATACCTTATTGGAATTGGATTGACAAATCAGAAGAAGTTCTTAAAATACTATCTAATTACCGCGAAGAATTATCAATAATGTTTTCGTGGCCCTTTATAAAAGATAGTATCAAAAATTGTCAAGCTTTTATTTCTGGTCAAAATATTGAAATCACACCGATACATATACCAATCGAAAAATTCTCGTCTTTTGATAAAGCCAACCAAAGAATCTTGATGTCAGCAACTACTCAAGACGACTCATTTTTCATTAAAGGTCTTGGATTTAATTCTAAGGCTATTAAAAACCCTTTGGAAAATCCAAGTCAAATATGGTCTGGTGAAAAGATGTTAATTATTCCTTCTTTAGTTGATGACAGTTTAGATAGAGACAAAATGGTTAACACTCTTGCAAAACCATCCGATAAGAATTATGGGGTAGTTTCTCTTGTTTCCTCTTTCTCTAAGTCTAAAACATATGAAAACCTAAAGTCAATTGTACCAAAATCAAACGAAATTTCAGCAGCTGTTGACCATCTAAAAAAGTCTAAATTTAGACAAACTGTCGTTTTCGCAAATAGATATGACGGAATAGACTTACCAGATGAAACTTGTAGAATTTTAGTTTTAGACGGTAGACCATTTTTCTATTCTCTATCTGATAGATATGAAGAATCTAATAGGATGAATAGTGACTCAATTAACATTAAAATAGCTCAGAAAATTGAACAAGGTTTGGGAAGAAGTGTACGAGGAGAAAAAGACTATTGTCTAATACTTATTATTGGTGCTGATTTAGTGAAATTTATTAAAAGTTCAAGAACAATTAAATATTTTTCACCACAAACTAAAAAACAAATTGAAATAGGTATGGAAATAGCTCAAATGGCATCTGATGAAGTTTCAGATGACAATGAGCCTTTTGATGTTGTCAAGTCGCTTATGAAACAAAGTTTACAAAGAGACGAAGGTTGGAAACAATTTTACAAAGAAGAAATGAACAAAATTCAACCCAATAATGATTTGAGCAAAATATATGATGTTTTAACACTTGAAAGAAAAGCAGCAGTTCTGAACTACACAGGAAATTACGAAAAAGCAAGTAGTTTAATTCAACAAATAATTGACAAACACTGCATTGATAATAGTGAGAAAGGTTGGTATCTTCAAATAATGGCTCGATACAAGTTTTTACAAAGTAAAACGGTTTCTAACGAACTACAAAAGAGTGCATTTCTAAAAAACAATGAATTACTTAAACCAAGTGAAGGAATAACTTATAAAAAATTAGAATATGTCAATGAAAATAGAACTAAACGAATTGTAGATTGGATAAAAAATCACACTGATTTTGAAGAATTAATGTTATCTGTAGAAGGAGTATTATCAGATTTAGAGTTTGGAACAACAGCTGAAAAATTTGAACGAGCTTTAAAAGAATTAGGTTTAATGCTCGGTTTTCTAAGTGAAAGACCCGACAAAGAGTTCAAAAAAGGACCTGACAATTTGTGGTGTGGTGTTGGAAATCAATATTTTATATTTGAGTGTAAAAGTGAGGTAAAAATTGAAAGACAAGAAGTAAATAAGCACGAAATAGGACAAATGAATACTCATTGTGGATGGTTTCAAAATCAGTATAATGATTCACCTGTTAAACGAATATTAATAATACCAACCAAGAATGTTTCTTATCACGCTGATTTTACTCATAACGTTGAAATAATGAAAAGGGGAAAATTGAGAAACCTTAGAAACAATATAAAAGGTTTTTTTAAAGAATTTAATAAGTATGAGATTGATTCATTGTCTGATGAAAAAATTCAAGAATTTATTAATGCTCATAAATTAAATATTGATAGTTTATTAAAGGAATATTCTGAAAAATATTATAAGAAAACGAGCTAA
- a CDS encoding toxin-antitoxin system YwqK family antitoxin produces the protein MKKILTNVILIFITLASQAQVKKIELENRNGKYYEIGKEIPFTGESYTFYSENKKETFTEFTDGELNGEMKKWFPNGKIEVSGKMVKGKKNGNWIAWFSNGNKLREGIYKDNKEEGKFTWWYENGKLKKRGFYKNGTSNGKWTWYFNNGQKESEGKLLSETNIGKWFWWNEKGELIHEKDFSEKLENKAFNKLIIGKWNYIKSTDKENKSIKHVIRKYPNGKEMKIVASGPNIIIKNDGTYEKKFTKENTDYGNWEMLKKDEIKFEMVIPKNSEQAKFIAIAQKAMGKKWKEDEKGNYLDSSTSKIISLTDTIMKIEYEKNYVLIYKKESE, from the coding sequence ATGAAGAAAATATTGACAAACGTTATTTTAATTTTTATAACATTAGCAAGTCAAGCACAGGTTAAAAAGATTGAATTAGAAAATCGTAATGGTAAATATTATGAAATAGGAAAAGAGATTCCTTTTACTGGAGAATCTTATACCTTCTATTCTGAAAACAAAAAAGAAACATTTACAGAATTCACTGATGGAGAATTGAACGGTGAAATGAAAAAATGGTTTCCTAACGGAAAAATTGAAGTTTCCGGAAAAATGGTTAAAGGAAAAAAAAATGGTAATTGGATAGCTTGGTTTTCTAATGGTAATAAACTGAGAGAAGGAATATACAAAGACAATAAAGAAGAAGGAAAATTTACTTGGTGGTATGAAAACGGAAAATTAAAAAAGAGAGGTTTTTATAAAAATGGAACTTCTAATGGGAAATGGACTTGGTACTTTAATAACGGACAAAAAGAGTCTGAAGGAAAATTATTAAGCGAAACTAATATTGGAAAATGGTTTTGGTGGAATGAAAAAGGAGAATTAATTCACGAAAAGGATTTTTCTGAAAAATTAGAAAATAAAGCCTTTAATAAATTAATAATTGGGAAATGGAATTATATAAAATCTACTGACAAAGAAAATAAATCTATTAAACACGTTATTCGTAAATACCCAAATGGGAAAGAAATGAAAATTGTTGCAAGTGGGCCAAATATTATTATTAAAAATGATGGTACTTACGAGAAAAAATTCACGAAAGAAAATACAGATTACGGGAATTGGGAAATGCTAAAAAAAGATGAAATTAAATTTGAAATGGTTATTCCTAAAAATTCTGAACAAGCAAAATTTATTGCTATAGCTCAAAAAGCTATGGGTAAAAAATGGAAAGAAGATGAAAAAGGAAATTATCTTGATTCTTCTACAAGTAAAATAATTTCATTAACAGATACAATAATGAAAATCGAATATGAAAAAAATTACGTTTTGATTTATAAAAAAGAATCCGAATAA